The Cygnus atratus isolate AKBS03 ecotype Queensland, Australia chromosome 2, CAtr_DNAZoo_HiC_assembly, whole genome shotgun sequence genome window below encodes:
- the TAC1 gene encoding protachykinin-1: MRLPLAFAVLLLASARALADEMGAPDDLSYWADWADGEQAKEELPLPLEHFLQRMARRPRPQQFFGLMGKRDAGYGQISHKRHKTDSFVGLMGKRSLNSGSSEQSIAQNYERRRK, translated from the exons ATGAGACTCCCGCTGGCTTTCGCCGTGCTCCTCCTGGCCTCGGCGCGGGCGCTGGCCGATGAGATGGGAGCCCCCGACGACCTCAGCTACTGGGCAGACTGGGCTGACGGCGAGCAGGCAAAG GAGGAGCTGCCGCTGCCCCTGGAGCACTTCTTGCAGAGGATGGCGCGGAGACCCCGGCCCCAGCAGTTCTTCGGCCTCATGGGCAAGCGGGATGCCG GATACGGCCAGATCTCTCACAAAA GGCATAAAACAGACTCCTTCGTTGGACTGATGGGCAAAAGATCTTTAAATTCTG gatccTCCGAACAGAGCATAGCACAGAATTACGAGCGGAGGCGTAAATGA